One bacterium HR11 genomic window, CTGGCTCCGGGCCGTCGGGGCATTCACCGTCGAGGTCGGCGTCCAACTATCTGTCGCCGGATTGTACCGGCCGCCACTGCTCCGATGACTCGAGCATTCGTTGTCTACACACCCGCCCCAGACGACCATTTCGGTCCCCGTCCAGACGGCCGTGTGGTAGCGTCGGCCCTCCGGGGCCCCGCTCATCGAGGTCGGTAGCCACGTGTCCGTACCCGGATGATAGCGGCCGCCCGTAGATACGGGTACGAAACAGCCGCTCGTCGCGGCGCATCCGCCCCAGACGATCATCTCCGTCCCCGTCCAGACGGCCGTGTGGAGGTTCCGGGCCTCGGGGGCGCCGACCGTCGAAGTCGGTAACCACGTGTCCGCACTCGGGTTATAGCGACCCCCGGAGTTAAGACGAGTATTCCCTTGCATGCCGCCCCAGACGATCATCTCCGTCCCCGTCCAGACGGCCGTGTGGCCCGTCCGGGCCTGAGGCACACCGGGCCCCGTGCTCGTCGGCGTCCAGGTGTCCGTATCCGGTCGGTACCGGGCCCCCGTGTTGAGCACGTTAAAAAGGCACCCCTCTGAAGTACATCCGCCCCAGACGATCATCTCCGTCCCCGTCCAGACGGCCGTGTGACCCGTCCGGGCCTGGGGCACACCGGGCCCCGTGCTCGTCGGCGTCCAGGTGTCCGTGACGGGGTTGTAGCGACCCCCCGTATTCAAGACGTTGCCGGGCAAAGAGCCACCCCACCCGCCCCAGACGATCATCTCCGTCCCCGTCCAGACGGCCGTATGACCCGTCCGGGGCGAGGGTTGATTGGTGACTTGTAAGGGAAGCCAAGTGTTCGTAGCTGGATTGTATCGACCGTTGAAATGAGGCGAGAACAAGCCGCCGAAGATGATCATCTCGCTCCCCGTCCAGACGGCCGTGTGACCGTCCCGGGCCTGGGGCGTCGCCGGCGTCGGTGCCCATCGGTCCGGCGTACACGACGGGTTGTTCACCGGCCGAAGTCGATACGCCCCGGCGGCGACCACCAAGGAACGGTCCAATTCCGGCCCCTGGCGGTCCAACCACGATTCGAGCGTCTCCTTCCACCAGTAGACGACACGGACCCGCCGGGCATCGAGGCGGACGACGACATAGAAGAAGGCCTCTGTCTCTTGAACCGAGGAAAGCCCCCCGACCGACAGGTCCCGAGCGACAGCCTGCACGACCTCAGGCGCCGCGTCTAACGACATCTCGACCCAATGGCCGTCGAGCCTCGACGATAGCCCCTCGGGCCGCGCACCCTGCAGTCGCCCCTCGATCTGTCGTCGCAAGGGTCCGTGAATACGTCCGTCCCAGGCGTACCACTCACGAAGCCGCCGGTCGACCAGCAGGGGCCGGGCCACACACTCAGCGACCCGTAGGGGATCGTTCCCCAGAGCGGCGAATATCTCCTGTAGGGTCACCGGGTCCCGAGTCTCCCGAACGATGCGCTCCAGCTCCTGCTGAAGGTCCGACGGCCGGACCGGACGATGCCAAAAGCGCTCCAAGGCGTTCGACCCCCGAACGACCCGACGCGCCCGCTGCATAAAGAACGACTTGGGAACGACTTGGCTCAGCGATGGCTTGGGTGCATCCGCCCTCGGCCAAAGTCGATGTTGCCACAAGACCTCCTCGACTTGCTCCATGCACCGGGCCCGGTCTTCCAACGACAGCGACGGGACCGTCGGGGCCGGGGCCCAGACCAGGGCTAGGAGCCCAGGCATCATCAGGATGCTCATCCACGACCTCATGGCCTCTCTCCAAACGCTGAGGTATCGGGGCCGTTCGGTTCGTGAAAACCCGCATGGATTCGGCCTGATTGGCTCATAGCTCATAGCCGCATTGGCTCATAGCTCATGGCTGATGGCTCATGGGCCTATGAGCCATGACCCATGAGCCAACATGGGTCATGGGCTATAAGCCCATAGCGGCTATGAGCCATCCATCACCCTGGCTCGTCCCTGTGCTTCCCAGGCGTTAGGAAAGGTTGTCCCGACGCCATTCTCACGAACCGAACGGCTCTGATAACGGAGTAATACAGCGGGTGGCTCTGCCGAGTCGAGGCGCCCAGTCCATCCGGCTTCTTACGGGTCGCGCAGGGCCTTTGGCAATTTTCGTGCCGATAAGTAGAAGACTCACCTCTTCGTGGATTGGAACCCCTCCTCTTCCGTCACCAGGACACTCCGGTGTTCTATAAATTTACATGTGTGTAAGGTTGGATCGAGGGGGCCTATGGGATGCACGCACGCCGAAGCCGGTCGGCGTCCATCCCGTAGAGGAAGCTTTCGGTCAGGGGAGCCTTGGCCAGAGCCGCCGCCATCTCTTGGAGGGCCGCCGCGCAGTCGCCCCGCATGTACTCGACCCAGGCGGCCGTGTGGTGATACCGGAAGCGTTCGGGACCGCCCAAAGCGATGGCCCGCCGGACCCAGGCGGCCGCCAAGGACCGTCGTTTTCCACTCCGCAGAGCTGACCAAGCCAGGTTGTTCAGGCAGTCGGCGCACGTCCCGTCCAGGCGGACGGCCCGTGCGTAGGCCTGGAAGGCGTCGGCCCACCGGCCCTGCCGGGCATAGAGGAATCCCAAGTTCATGTAAGGGACGGCCCATCGGGGGGCCTTTCGGGTGGCCCGGCGGAGGGCCCGTTCGGCGGCCTTCCAGGCGCCTTCTTCCATGTACCGCAGGGCCAGGTCGTTGTGGGCCTCGGCGGGGAGGGGGTCGTGGAGGATGACGACCCGATGGGCACAGCCGGTAAGGCCGAGGCCCAGGACACCCAGGACGACCCATACGAACGGCGAATGGCGAATGGTCAGGCTACAGGTCATTGCCAGACCCGGTCCCCGAGTCCCGGGAAGAGATCCCGGGGGATTGCATCCCGCATCGCATGGGACCCTGCTCTGGCGAGCGGGGTTTGGATGAAATGGCCCACCTCTCCATCTGCCGAACTCCCGGATTCCCGAATTCCCGGTTTCATGAGGCTTGCATCCGCCGCAGGTGGCGGTACAGCGTCGCTCGGGAGATGCCCAGGCGGCGGGCGGCTTCTTTCTTGTTGCCGCCGACTTGCCTCAGGACCTCCATCACCCGGGCGGTCTCCAGGGGTTCGGCCGGAGAAGCCGGGCGGGGAAGCCGCCGGGGGGCCGTCAGGCCGGGGAAGTGGTCCGGTCGGAGGGGCTCGCCTCGAGCCAACAGGAGGGCCCGTTCCAGGACATTCCGGAGTTCCCGGATGTTGCCGGGCCAGGGGTATGCCGTCAGCAGACGCAGGACCTCCGGTCCGACGTGGGGATGGGGCGCCCCCAGGGTCCGTAGCAGGTACTTGACCAGAGGCGGGATGTCCTCGACTCGCTCCCGCAGGGGCGGCAGAACGATGGGAAATACGTTGATGCGGTAGAACAGGTCCCGTCGGAATCGACCCGTCTCGACCATCGCCTCCAGGTCCTGGTGCGTCGCGCAGATGAGGCGGAAATCGCTCCGCCGGAGCCGGACCTCGCCGAGACGGCGGAAGACCTTTTCCTCCAGGACCTTCAGGAAGGCCGCCTGGAGGCTCAGGTCCATGTCACCGATCTCGTCCAGGAAGAGGGTCCCGCCGTCGGCGACCTCGACCAGGCCCTCCTTAGCGTCCACGGCGGACGTGAAGGCACCCCGGGCGTGGCCGAAGAGCTCGCTGGCGAGGAGTTCGCCCCGGAGGGTCGAGCAGTTGATCTCGACGAAGGGTCCGGTCTGGCGGGCGCTGTGTTCGTGGATCCACCGGGCGAAGACGCCCTTGCCCGTACCGGTCTCGCCCATGAGAAGGACGGGGGCGTCGCTTTCGGCGGCGACGGCGAGCATCTCCCGGATGCGACGCATGGCCGGACTGTCCCCGAAGAAGGGCTCCTCCCGACGGTCCAGACGGCGTCGAGCGGCGTACTGCTTATGGACCTTCCGGATGTCGATGCTCTTGCGAAGAAGGGTTTCCAGGTCCTGCAGGTGGACGGGTTTCGTGAGGAAGTGGTCGGCCCCTCGCCGCATGGCCTCGACGGCCTGGGGGATGTCTCCATGACCGGTGACGACGATAACGGCGACGTCCGGGAATTCCTCCCGGAGGTCGGGAATCCAGTCGAGGCCGTTGCCGTCCGGGAGGTGGAGGTCTAATAAGACGGCGCTGAAGCGCCGCTCCGTCACGACCCGGCGGGCCTCGCCCAGAGAAGCCACGCCGTGGGGCGTATATCCGACTTGGGCCAGGTATTCCATCAAAAGGCCCCGCACATGGAGGTCGTCATCGACGACGAGGACGTCGACGGGCATAGAGGCCTCCTACCCTCTAAACTTCCTGCCTCAGCCATGGGGTCCTCTGGTGCCCTGAATCCCGGGCGCTACGCCTTAGGTGTCGGCCCTTCCATTCACATCGACAGAGCCCCAAAGTCCCGGGCCGTCCCCATTATATCAGAGCCGTTCGGTTCATGAGAATGGCGTCGGAACAGCCCTTCCCATCCCCCGGAAAGCACGATGTTTCAAGCATTCGGCCGATGAGCCGTTGGCAGATAGGCAGGTGGGCCGATGGGCAAGTCGGCCGATAGGCAGGTCGGCCGACCGGCCCACCGGCCGACCTGCCGACTGCCCGCCGGCCCATCGGCCGACTGCTTGAAAAATCATGTTTTCGTGGAGGTGCCCTTTCCGCTTCTTATCACACTTCTTACCTCCCGAACAGCTCTGTTAAGACCGCTGAGTCGGAAAAGGCGGGGGAGGGTAGGGGGGCAAGGTCCCGGCGGCCGAAACGGGTCCGACCGCCGGGGGTAGGACAGGACCGTTAGGCCGTTTCTTCGGAGACGGAGACGCTCGGCGGGGTCGCCAGCTCGGCCGGCTCCTCGTAGGCGGCCGGGACGATGCGCTCCTCGATGGTCGTGTCCTTCTCGATACGGACCTGCCGGTAGTAGGGACTGCCCGTTCCGCAGGGGACCAGGCGCCCGACGATGACGTTTTCCTTTAAGCCGTACAGGTAGTCGGTGCTCCCGCGGATGGCCGCCTCCGTGAGGACTCGGGTCGTTTCCTGGAAGGACGCCGCCGAGATCCAGCTGTCGGTGCTGAGGGCCGCCCGCGTGATGCCGAGCAGGACGGGCGTGCCCGTCGCCGGCTTGCCGCCCCGGGCGGCGACCTCGGCGTTCTTGTCCATGAAGCGGAACTTATCGACGATCTCCCGGTACAGGAAGTCGGTATCGCCGACGTCCTCGATGCGGAACCACCGGGTCATCTGGCGGATGATGACCTCGATGTACTTGTCGTCGATGCTGACGCCCTGGGAGCGGTACACCCGCTGGATCTCGTTCAGGAGGTACTTTTCGAGCTCCCGCACGCCCAGGACCCGCAGGATATCCGTCGGATTCACGGGTCCCTCCATGAGGGGCTCGCCGGCCTCGACGGCCTCGCCGTCCCGGACGATGACGTGAGCGCCTCGCGGGAGGACGTACTCCTTCTCGACACCGCCCTCGCCCTCGATGCGGATGATCCGCTGGCCCTTCTCGTTAATGCCCATGAAGCGGACGATGCCGTCAATCTCGGCGATGACGGCCGGCTCGGCCGGCTTCCGGGCCTCGAAGAGGGCTTCGACCCGCGGCAGACCGCCCGTGATGTCTTTCGTCTTCGTCGTCTCCCGGGGGATCTTGGCCAAGACGTCGCCCGGGTAAACCTTCTGGTCCTCCTGGACGACCAGACGGGCGCCTGTCGGCAGGAGGTAGGTGGCGATGACCTCCCCGGCCTTGTCGACGATCTCGATGGACGGCTTCAGGACGGTCTTGCCGACGGCGAAATCGACGACGACCAGGTCTCGATTCTTGGTGACCTCGTCGATCTCTTCCTGGACGGTCTCACCGACCCGGATGTCGTGGTACCGGACGGTCCCCTCGTGCTCGCACAGGATGACCGACGAGTAGGGGTCCCACTCGACGAGGGGCGTGTCGGGTTCGACGAACTGGCCGTTTTCGACCAGGACCCGGGCGCCGTAGACGACCGTATAGCGCTCCCGTTCCCGGCCGTCGGGGTCGATGACGACGACCTGACCCTTGCGGTTGACGGCGATCTGGTGGCCGGCCTTGTTGCGGATCGTCTGGAGGCCCCGGAACTGCACGATACCCCCGTGCTTGGAGCGGTGCTGGGAGACCTCCCCGATGCGACCGGCCGTGCCGCCGTAGTGGAACGTCCGCATCGTGAGCTGGGTCCCCGGCTCGCCGATGGACTGGGCGGCGATGATCCCGACGGGGGTCCCGATCTGGACGAGTCGGCCCGTCGCCAGGTCCCGGCCGAAGCACAGGACACAGACGCCCCGCCGGCTCTGGCAGGTCAGGACAGACCGGATCTTGACCCGGTCGATGCCGGCCTCTTCCAGGAGGAAGGCCTTCTCCTCGTCGATCATCTCGTTGGCCCCGACGATGATCTCGCCCGTCAGGGGGTCCCGGATGGCCTCGGCGGCGATGCGGCCCACGACGCGCTCCCGCAGGGGTTCGACGATCTCACCGTCCTCGATGAGGGGCTCGATGTAAATCCCCTCCATCGTGCCGCAGTCGTGCTCGGTGACGTAGACGTCCTGGGCCACGTCGACCAGCCGACGGGTCAGGTACCCGGCGTCGGCCGTCTTGAGGGCCGTGTCGGCCAAGCCCTTGCGGGCCCCGTGGGTCGAGATGAAGTACTCGAGGACCGACAGGCCCTCCCGGAAGTTGGACGTGATGGGCGTCTCGATGATCTCGCCGGAGGGCTTCGCCATCAGGCCCCGCATCCCGGCGAGCTGGCGGATCTGGACGTCCGAACCCCGGGCGCCCGAGTCGACCATGACGTACACGGGGTTCAGCTCGCCCCGTTCGATGGCCTGGTCCCGCATCTCCCGGATCATCTCCTGCATGACGTCCTCGGTGACCCGGGACCAGATGGCGACGACGTGGTTGTACTTCTCCCGGGCGGTCATCTCGCCCCGGCGGTAGCGTTCCTCGACCCGGCGGACTTCCTTCCGGGCGTTTTCGATGATTTCCCATTTATTTTGGGGAATGACCAGGTCGTCAAAGGCGCCCATCGAGATGCCGGCCTTCGTGGCAAACCGGAAGCCCACGTCCTTCAAGGCGTCCAGGAGTTCGACGGTCTTCCGCATCCCGTACTTGAGGTACACGAAGTGGACCAGGGAGGCCACGCCCTTCTTCTTCAGGACGCCGTTGACGAAGGGCATATGGGGCGGCAGGGCCGCATGGAAGAGGACCCGACCGACGGTCGTGTCGATCCACCGATTCCGGACCTCCTCCTTGGCAGCGTACAGGATGTCCTGCGTGTTCCCCTGGGCCTCGGTGTCGATGAGGAGGCCCGAGAAGCGGAACCGGATGGGCGTATGCGTCTGGACGTGACCCAACTGATAGGCCATCAGGACTTCGTCGGCCGTCCCGAAGTAGGGCGTCCGATCGGGCGCCGCTCCGTCGGGGGTCGGCTTCCGGACCGTCAGGTAGTAAATGCCGAGGACCATGTCCTGGGTCGGCGACGCCAGGGGCTTGCCGTTGGCCGGCGACAGGATGTTGTTGACGGACAGCATGAGGGTCGCGGCCTCGAGCTGGGCCTCCGGGGAGATAGGGACGTGGACGCCCATCTGGTCCCCGTCGAAGTCGGCGTTGTAGGCCGTGCAGACGAGGGGATGGATCCGGATGGCCTTCTCGTCGATCAGGACGGGCTGGAAGGCCTGGATGCTCAGGCGGTGCAGGGTCGGGGCCCGGTTCAGGAGGACGGGATGGTCCCGGACGACCTGTTCGAGGGCGTCCCACACCTGGGGGTCTTCTCGGGCGACCAGTTCCTTGGCCCGGCGGACGAGGTCCGTGATGCCCATCTTCTCGAGCTGGTGGTATACGAAGGGCTTGAACAGCTCGAGGGCCATCTTCTTGGGGAGGGCGCACTGCCACAACTTCAGCTCAGGGCCGACGACGATGACGGCTCGACCCGAGAAGTCGACCCGCTTCCCCAGGAGGTTCTGCCGGAAGCGGCCATGCTTGCCCTTGAGATTATCGCTGAGAGACTTCAGGGGTCGCCGCTGGGCCCCCTTCATGATGCGAGACCGCCGGCCGTTGTCGAGGAGGGCGTCGACGGCCTCCTGGAGCATGCGCTTTTCATTGCGGATGATGACCTCCGGGGCGTGGAGTTCCAGGAGCTTCTTCAGGCGGTTGTTCCGGTTGATGACCCGCCGGTACAGGTCGTTCAGGTCTGAGGTGGCAAATCGGCCGCCCTCCAGGGGTACGAGGGGCCGCAGTTCAGGCGGAAGGACGGGAATGACGTCCAAGACCATCCACTCGGGCTTCTGGCCAGAGCGGAGGAAGGCCTCGACGACCCGGAGGCGCTTGGCCGCCCGGATCTTCCGCTGACGGGACGGCGACGTCTTCATCTCCTCCCGGAGCTCCTGCGCCAGGGCGGCCAAGTCGATCTTCCGCAGGACCTCCCGGATGCCCTCGGCACCCATCTTGGCGACGAATCGGTGGCCGTACTGCTTGCGGAGGTCCCGGTACTCTTCCTGGGTCAAGATCTGACAGAATTGGAGGTCTGTGTCGCCGGGGTCGACGACGATGTAGGACTCATAGTAGATGACTCGTTCGAGCTCCCGGGCCGTCAGACCCAACAGGAGGCCCATCCGGCTCGGGACGTTCCGGACGTACCAGATGTGAGCGACGGGCGCCGCCAGCTCGATGTGGCCCATCCGCTCCCGGCGGACGCGTTTTTCCGTGACCTCGACACCGCACTTCTCGCAGACGACGCCCTTGTACTTCAGCTTCCGGTATCGGCCGCACAGACATTCGTAGTCGCTGACGGGCCCGAAGATCCGGGCACAGAACAGGCCATCCCGTTCCGGCTTGAAGGTCCGGTAGTTAATGGTCTCGGGTTTCTTGACCTCCCCGAAAGACCACGAGCGGATCTTCTCCGGGGAAGCCAACCCGATGCGAATGGCCACGATGTCGTTGATGTTCCGTTCCCTTTTCCGCCGTTGGGCGGGCTGTTGAAAGATGGTGGCCACCAAGGCAATGCCTCCAGTCGGGCAATTCGGGAATTCGGCAGTCGGGCCGTTCGGCCATTCGGCCGTGGGCATAGGGAAAGGTCCCGGGTGTCCGGTGCCGGTGACCCGGCTCGTCCCTTACCCCACGGGGCCGGGATTCCTTAGAGCCGGTGCCCGGACCCTCCTTCATGAGGCCGCCTCCCGGACCTCCTCGGACGGCGTCTGGTAAATGAGCTCGACGTCCAAGGCCAGGCTCTGCAGTTCCTTCATCAGGACCCGGAAGGACTCGGGGATCGTCGGCTCGATGCGGGGGTGACCCCGGAGGATGCTCTGGAACAGGCGCAGACGGCCGTCGATGTCGTCGGACTTGACGGTCAGCATTTCCTGGAGGGTGTAAGCGGCGCCGTAAGCCTCCAAGGCCCAGACCTCCATCTCGCCGAGGCGCTGGCCGCCAAAGCGGGCCTTACCGCCCAGGGGCTGTTGGGTGATCAGCGAGTAGGGGCCCGTGGCCCGGGCGTGGATCTTGTCCTCGGCCATGTGGATCAGCTTCATCATGTAGGCATAGCCGACCGTGACCCGCTGTTCGAAAGGCTCGCCCGTCCGTCCGTCGTAGAGGATCGTCTTACCGTCTTCGGGCAGGCCGGCCGCCCGCAGGAGGGCCCGGATGTCCTCCTCGCGAGCGCCGTCAAAGACGGGCGACTCGAAGCGCACGCCGAGCACATGAGCGGCCCAGCCCAGATTCGCCTCCAGGAGTTGGCCGACGTTCATCCGGGACGGCACGCCCAAGGGGTTCAGGACGATGTCGACCGGGGTCCCGTCCGGCAGGAACGGCATGTCCTCCTTGGGCAGGATGATGGCGACGACGCCTTTGTTGCCGTGACGGCCGGCCATCTTGTCGCCGACCTGCAGGCGCCGCTTCATGGCCACGTAGACCTTGACGACCTTGAGGACGCCGGGCGGGAGCTCGTCGCCCTGCTCGAGGCGCTTGAGCCGTTCCTCGTAAATACTCCGGAGGACCTTCAGCCGCTGGTGGTACCGCTTGAGGACGTCCCGAAGGGTCTTCTGAGCCGCCGCCTGCCGAAGCTTGAGATTCTCCAGGTCTAAGAATTCCAGGCCCTCGATGTCCTCGGCTCGCAGGACATGACCCTTCGGGAAGATCTCTCGGCCGTGGATGTCCCGCAGGGCCTCCCGGAGCTCGGCCCCGGCGAGCTGGGTCGCCAACTGGAGCTTCACGTTTTCCCGCAGGATGCGGACCTGGTCTTCCTGGTCCCGTTGGACCTTCTCCTTCTCGATCCGTTCGAGTTCCCGCATCGTGGGGTCCTTTTCGACGCCCCGGCGGGCGAAGATCTTGACGTCCACGACGACGCCCTCGACGCCGGGCGGGACCCGCAGGGACGAGTCGGTGAAGGACTTCCCCTTCTCGCCGAAGATGACGGCGATGAGGCGCTCCTCGGGCGTCTGGACCGTCTCCGGCTGGGGCGTCACCTTCCCGACGAGGATGTCGCCCGGCTTGACATACGAACCGATGACGGCGATCCCCGTGTCGTCCAGGTGACGGAGCTGGTCCGGCGTCGCCTTCGGGACGTCCCGGGTCAGCTGTTCCTCGCCGATCTTGGTCTCCCGGACTTGGACCTCGAACTCCTCGATATGGATCGACGTGTAAGCGTCTTCCTCGACGAGGCGCTCGCTGATGACGATGGCGTCCTCGAAGTTGTAACCGTGCCAGGGCATGTAAGCGACCAAGACGTTCCGACCCAACGCCAGCTCGCCCTCGGCCGTCGCCGGGCCGTCGGCGATGACCTGGCCCTTGCGAATCTCTTGACCCGGCCGGACGATGGGCCGTTGGGTGATGCACGTCCCCTGGTTCGAGCGCTCCAACTTTCGGAGCTTGTAGATGCGGACCCGGTCCTCCCCCGGGGACCGGCGGGACCGCACGACGATCCGGGTGGCGTCGACGGCCTCGACGATGCCGTCCTCCTCGGCGACCAGGACGGCCCCCGAGTCCCGGGCCGTGATGGCCTCCATCCCCGTCGAGACGATGGGCGGCTCAGGCTTCATCAGGGGTACGGCCTGCCGCTCCATGTTCGAGCCCATCAGAGCCCGGTTGGCATCGTCATGTTCGAGGAATGGAATCAGGCTCGCCGAGACGCTGACGACCTGCTTGGGCGAGACGTCGATGAACTGGACCTCCTCCCGGGGAACGAGGGCGATCTCACCAGCCTTCCGGGCGATGACAAAGTCCGGTATGATGCGACCGTGCTCGTCCAGGGGGACCGTCGCTTGGGCGATGACGTACTGGGCTTCCTCCCAGGCCGTCATGTACCAGATGTGGATCTCGTACCGGGCCGGCTGTTTCCGCTTTTTTGTCAAGTCTTGATTGACCCGGTCGACCTCCTCGCGGGGCAAGACCTGGCCCTTTTCGAAGGGCGCGTCCCCGGGGTGGAGGATGCGCACGTAGTCGATGACCCGACCGTTCTCGACCTTCCGGTAGGGACTCTCGATGAAGCCGAACTCGTTGACCCGGGCGTAACAGCTCAGGGAGACGATCAGGCCGATGTTCGGGCCCTCGGGCGTCTCGATGGGGCAGACCCGGCCGTAGTGGGTCGGGTGAACGTCCCGGACCTCGAAACCGGCCCGCTCTCGGTTGAGGCCGCCGGGGCCGAGGGCGCTGAGCCGTCGCTTGTGGGTGATCTCGGCCAGGGGGTTCGTCTGGTCCATAAACTGGGAAAGCTGGCCCGTGGCGAAGAATTCCCGGACCGAGGCCATGACCATCTTGGTGTTGATCAGGTCGCCCGGCATGACGTCGGTGAGGTCCGTCAGGACGCTCAGCCGCTCCTTGATGTACCGCTCCATCCGACTCAGGCCGACCCGGAGCTGGTTTTGCAGGAGCTCGCCGACGGCCCGGACCCGCCGGTTGGCCAGGCTGTCGATGTCGTCGACCTGGGTGAGGTTCCGCTGGAGTTTCAGGGCGTATTCCGTGATCCGACAGATATCGTCCAGGTCCAAGGTCGTCTGGGTCAGGGGCTTGTCCATCCCGAGCTTCGTGTTCAGCTTCAGGCGGCCGACGGCGCCCAGGCTGTACCGCCGGGGGTTCCAGAAGAGTTCCTCGAAGAAGATCCGGGCCGTTTCCGTCGTTGCCTGGTCCCCAGGCCGAAGCTTCTTAAAGATCTCCCGGAGGGCCTCTT contains:
- the nanM gene encoding N-acetylneuraminate epimerase, yielding MRSWMSILMMPGLLALVWAPAPTVPSLSLEDRARCMEQVEEVLWQHRLWPRADAPKPSLSQVVPKSFFMQRARRVVRGSNALERFWHRPVRPSDLQQELERIVRETRDPVTLQEIFAALGNDPLRVAECVARPLLVDRRLREWYAWDGRIHGPLRRQIEGRLQGARPEGLSSRLDGHWVEMSLDAAPEVVQAVARDLSVGGLSSVQETEAFFYVVVRLDARRVRVVYWWKETLESWLDRQGPELDRSLVVAAGAYRLRPVNNPSCTPDRWAPTPATPQARDGHTAVWTGSEMIIFGGLFSPHFNGRYNPATNTWLPLQVTNQPSPRTGHTAVWTGTEMIVWGGWGGSLPGNVLNTGGRYNPVTDTWTPTSTGPGVPQARTGHTAVWTGTEMIVWGGCTSEGCLFNVLNTGARYRPDTDTWTPTSTGPGVPQARTGHTAVWTGTEMIVWGGMQGNTRLNSGGRYNPSADTWLPTSTVGAPEARNLHTAVWTGTEMIVWGGCAATSGCFVPVSTGGRYHPGTDTWLPTSMSGAPEGRRYHTAVWTGTEMVVWGGCVDNECSSHRSSGGRYNPATDSWTPTSTVNAPTARSQHTAVWTGTEMVVWGGCTSGECQVELATGGRYDPASDTWVPINPTDAPAGRAGHTAVWTGAEVIIWGGVNPQNPNTYEFTGSRWVPALNAWVPTAFPGSVSGRGHHTAVWTGQEMVVWGGIILGGLISNSGGRYNPMTDTWTGTTTTNAPAPRYLHTAVWTGDRMVVWGGFDGSAPLQTGGVYRPDVDQWTATSTLGAPSPRYLHTAVWTGDRMVVWGGFDGSAPLQTGGVYRPDVDQWTATSTLGAPSPRYLHTAVWTGTEMVVWGGRDASNLLQTGGRYRPDTNTWSGVTTTDAPAPRQRAVAVWTGTEMLVWSGCLDFDCNTATQDGGRWEARTDTWQPMSLLGAPTPRYAATAVWTGQQMMVWGGWGCLLPTFCGTALKTGGLYCGTFPTFTLTCSPSQLQGYRGEALQATCTLQSLGGFQETVTMSCPDVPAGVTCQFSPNPVVLPPDGNVDVTLTLQLGPSAPFGTHTLTVVGTSPSVTQTMSLQLQILRGPRFIGPPVPSEP
- the zraR_11 gene encoding Transcriptional regulatory protein ZraR; the protein is MPVDVLVVDDDLHVRGLLMEYLAQVGYTPHGVASLGEARRVVTERRFSAVLLDLHLPDGNGLDWIPDLREEFPDVAVIVVTGHGDIPQAVEAMRRGADHFLTKPVHLQDLETLLRKSIDIRKVHKQYAARRRLDRREEPFFGDSPAMRRIREMLAVAAESDAPVLLMGETGTGKGVFARWIHEHSARQTGPFVEINCSTLRGELLASELFGHARGAFTSAVDAKEGLVEVADGGTLFLDEIGDMDLSLQAAFLKVLEEKVFRRLGEVRLRRSDFRLICATHQDLEAMVETGRFRRDLFYRINVFPIVLPPLRERVEDIPPLVKYLLRTLGAPHPHVGPEVLRLLTAYPWPGNIRELRNVLERALLLARGEPLRPDHFPGLTAPRRLPRPASPAEPLETARVMEVLRQVGGNKKEAARRLGISRATLYRHLRRMQAS
- the rpoC gene encoding DNA-directed RNA polymerase subunit beta'; the encoded protein is MATIFQQPAQRRKRERNINDIVAIRIGLASPEKIRSWSFGEVKKPETINYRTFKPERDGLFCARIFGPVSDYECLCGRYRKLKYKGVVCEKCGVEVTEKRVRRERMGHIELAAPVAHIWYVRNVPSRMGLLLGLTARELERVIYYESYIVVDPGDTDLQFCQILTQEEYRDLRKQYGHRFVAKMGAEGIREVLRKIDLAALAQELREEMKTSPSRQRKIRAAKRLRVVEAFLRSGQKPEWMVLDVIPVLPPELRPLVPLEGGRFATSDLNDLYRRVINRNNRLKKLLELHAPEVIIRNEKRMLQEAVDALLDNGRRSRIMKGAQRRPLKSLSDNLKGKHGRFRQNLLGKRVDFSGRAVIVVGPELKLWQCALPKKMALELFKPFVYHQLEKMGITDLVRRAKELVAREDPQVWDALEQVVRDHPVLLNRAPTLHRLSIQAFQPVLIDEKAIRIHPLVCTAYNADFDGDQMGVHVPISPEAQLEAATLMLSVNNILSPANGKPLASPTQDMVLGIYYLTVRKPTPDGAAPDRTPYFGTADEVLMAYQLGHVQTHTPIRFRFSGLLIDTEAQGNTQDILYAAKEEVRNRWIDTTVGRVLFHAALPPHMPFVNGVLKKKGVASLVHFVYLKYGMRKTVELLDALKDVGFRFATKAGISMGAFDDLVIPQNKWEIIENARKEVRRVEERYRRGEMTAREKYNHVVAIWSRVTEDVMQEMIREMRDQAIERGELNPVYVMVDSGARGSDVQIRQLAGMRGLMAKPSGEIIETPITSNFREGLSVLEYFISTHGARKGLADTALKTADAGYLTRRLVDVAQDVYVTEHDCGTMEGIYIEPLIEDGEIVEPLRERVVGRIAAEAIRDPLTGEIIVGANEMIDEEKAFLLEEAGIDRVKIRSVLTCQSRRGVCVLCFGRDLATGRLVQIGTPVGIIAAQSIGEPGTQLTMRTFHYGGTAGRIGEVSQHRSKHGGIVQFRGLQTIRNKAGHQIAVNRKGQVVVIDPDGRERERYTVVYGARVLVENGQFVEPDTPLVEWDPYSSVILCEHEGTVRYHDIRVGETVQEEIDEVTKNRDLVVVDFAVGKTVLKPSIEIVDKAGEVIATYLLPTGARLVVQEDQKVYPGDVLAKIPRETTKTKDITGGLPRVEALFEARKPAEPAVIAEIDGIVRFMGINEKGQRIIRIEGEGGVEKEYVLPRGAHVIVRDGEAVEAGEPLMEGPVNPTDILRVLGVRELEKYLLNEIQRVYRSQGVSIDDKYIEVIIRQMTRWFRIEDVGDTDFLYREIVDKFRFMDKNAEVAARGGKPATGTPVLLGITRAALSTDSWISAASFQETTRVLTEAAIRGSTDYLYGLKENVIVGRLVPCGTGSPYYRQVRIEKDTTIEERIVPAAYEEPAELATPPSVSVSEETA